From Dehalococcoidia bacterium, one genomic window encodes:
- a CDS encoding TIM barrel protein — MNKYAANLSMLFNEVEFLEKFTLAKENGFEGVEYLFPYDFDKHDIKAELEKNNLKQILFDFPAGDFAAGDRGIAIFPDRKSEFQEGVHKALEYANHLSCERLTVLVGIDNGKFTKSQLHDTLIENLNYASDVLKNTNIMILVEALNTIDAPNYFISNTKHCRKIIDEINLDSVKIQYDIYHMQIMEGDIIRTFDNNKDKIGHIQIADNPGRNEPGSGEINYENVFKHLSENYLGWIGCEYSPLGDTIKGLSWIDNIGGKSA, encoded by the coding sequence ATGAATAAATATGCAGCAAACCTATCTATGTTATTTAATGAAGTTGAATTTTTAGAAAAGTTTACACTTGCCAAAGAAAATGGCTTTGAAGGAGTGGAATATCTTTTCCCTTATGATTTTGATAAACACGATATAAAAGCAGAGTTAGAAAAAAATAATCTAAAACAAATTTTGTTTGATTTTCCAGCTGGTGATTTTGCAGCTGGAGATCGAGGAATTGCAATTTTTCCTGATAGAAAATCAGAGTTTCAAGAAGGTGTACACAAAGCTTTAGAATATGCCAATCATTTGAGCTGTGAAAGGCTTACAGTTTTAGTTGGGATAGATAATGGTAAATTTACCAAATCTCAGTTACACGATACTTTGATTGAAAATCTTAATTATGCATCTGATGTATTAAAAAATACAAATATCATGATCTTAGTAGAGGCTCTAAATACTATCGATGCCCCTAATTATTTTATTTCTAATACTAAACATTGCAGAAAAATTATTGATGAGATTAATTTAGATTCAGTAAAAATTCAATATGATATTTATCATATGCAAATTATGGAAGGAGATATTATTAGAACCTTTGATAATAATAAGGATAAAATTGGACATATTCAAATTGCAGATAACCCAGGTAGAAATGAACCAGGTTCAGGAGAGATAAATTATGAAAATGTTTTTAAACATTTGTCTGAAAATTATCTAGGATGGATTGGATGTGAGTATTCACCTCTAGGAGATACAATTAAGGGTTTATCTTGGATAGATAATATCGGAGGGAAAAGTGCCTAA
- a CDS encoding amidase family protein encodes MNNFSKSEKQNILEMKISEIKKLLKTKNITSEELVNLHIQQIETYNPLINAVCTFTPEMAIEHAKKIDQNFDFSSPLSGIPTFIKDLNLTKGIRTTKGSPIYSNYIPDEDDLVVKKIKSSGAIILGKTNTPEFGAGSHTFNEVFDTTVNPYNLDKTAGGSSGGAGAALAARLITIAQGSDMGGSLRNPAAWNNVVGFRTTIGRVPNLPNSKPYNTLSVNGPMARNIDDLSIFLSIMAGYDNRIGNSINEDPKIFSEIKNIKNLNQKIAFTPDLGQYPVSKEIRESFNNSVKTFANLGFELEEAAPSLPNVDNVFQVLRAYIFADEHKDHIKNNKHLMKDTIIWNVEKGMSLSSLEISEAESQRSIIDQKISEFFNQYDFLILPTTSVLPFDIDQEYIKNIDGTELNTYIDWMALCYAITATGCPSVSIPSGFSKDGLPIGIQIVSKKLNELKILELAKVFESETNYYKTKPKLIS; translated from the coding sequence TTGAATAATTTTTCAAAATCTGAAAAGCAAAATATTTTAGAGATGAAAATTTCTGAAATAAAAAAATTATTAAAAACAAAAAATATAACATCTGAAGAATTAGTAAATTTGCATATTCAACAGATTGAAACTTATAATCCCTTGATAAATGCAGTTTGTACATTTACACCTGAAATGGCTATTGAACATGCAAAAAAAATAGATCAAAATTTTGATTTTTCATCACCTTTGTCGGGTATTCCAACATTCATAAAAGATCTGAATTTAACTAAAGGAATTAGGACAACTAAAGGATCTCCAATTTATTCAAACTACATACCTGATGAAGATGATTTAGTTGTAAAAAAAATTAAATCTTCAGGTGCGATCATTTTAGGTAAAACTAATACGCCTGAGTTTGGAGCAGGCTCCCATACATTTAATGAAGTTTTTGATACAACTGTTAATCCATATAATTTAGATAAAACAGCAGGAGGATCTAGCGGTGGAGCAGGAGCCGCTCTTGCAGCCAGATTGATTACGATAGCTCAAGGATCTGACATGGGAGGTTCATTAAGAAATCCTGCTGCATGGAATAATGTAGTTGGATTCAGAACCACTATAGGTAGAGTTCCTAATCTTCCAAACTCTAAACCATATAACACTTTGAGTGTTAACGGACCAATGGCAAGAAATATAGATGATCTATCTATATTTTTGTCAATAATGGCAGGTTATGACAATAGAATCGGAAATAGTATAAATGAAGATCCCAAAATTTTTTCAGAGATAAAAAATATTAAAAACTTAAATCAAAAAATAGCTTTTACTCCTGATTTAGGTCAATATCCTGTATCAAAAGAAATCAGAGAATCTTTTAATAATTCTGTAAAAACCTTTGCGAATCTCGGTTTCGAATTAGAAGAAGCAGCACCTTCTCTTCCAAATGTAGATAATGTATTTCAAGTTCTAAGAGCTTATATTTTTGCTGATGAACATAAAGATCACATAAAAAATAATAAACATCTGATGAAAGATACAATAATTTGGAACGTTGAGAAAGGTATGAGTCTTTCTTCCTTAGAAATATCTGAAGCAGAATCACAAAGATCTATTATTGATCAAAAAATTTCAGAATTTTTTAATCAATATGACTTTCTAATTTTACCAACTACTAGCGTTCTTCCTTTTGATATAGATCAAGAATATATAAAAAATATAGACGGAACAGAATTAAATACATATATAGATTGGATGGCTCTTTGTTATGCAATAACTGCCACAGGCTGTCCAAGTGTAAGTATTCCATCAGGATTTAGTAAAGATGGATTACCTATAGGAATACAAATAGTTAGTAAAAAACTTAACGAATTGAAAATTCTAGAATTAGCAAAAGTTTTTGAATCAGAAACAAATTATTATAAAACGAAACCCAAATTAATATCTTAA
- the sucD gene encoding succinate--CoA ligase subunit alpha: protein MKLDKNTKVLIQGLGKDGTFQARRSIEYGTNVVACVHPKREGTLFDENIPYFETVKDAVSKTNANVGVIYVPAAFAMDAIIEQIDAKLEIVVCITEGIPIHDMIKVKNYIKDKNTTLIGPNCPGLIFPKLKIKIGIIPSNICKEGKVGVVSRSGTLTYEAISQIGEVGLGQSICIGIGGDPIHGTSFVDVLEFFERDSNTDSIVLIGEIGGTKEQEAAEYIKNKISKPVVFSIAGTTAPKGKRMGHAGAVISGKMGLAAEKIKALKDAGAHHASDPSRIGETLKTII, encoded by the coding sequence ATGAAATTAGATAAAAATACAAAGGTTCTAATTCAAGGTCTAGGAAAGGATGGTACCTTTCAAGCTCGAAGATCGATTGAGTATGGAACTAATGTTGTTGCTTGTGTGCATCCCAAAAGAGAGGGAACCTTGTTTGATGAAAATATTCCTTATTTTGAAACAGTTAAGGATGCAGTAAGTAAAACAAACGCAAATGTCGGAGTCATCTATGTTCCTGCTGCTTTTGCTATGGATGCAATAATTGAACAAATAGATGCAAAATTAGAAATAGTTGTTTGTATCACTGAAGGCATACCAATTCACGACATGATTAAGGTAAAAAATTACATTAAAGATAAAAATACAACTTTGATAGGACCAAATTGTCCTGGTTTGATTTTTCCAAAATTAAAAATAAAAATTGGTATTATTCCTAGTAATATTTGTAAGGAGGGTAAGGTAGGTGTTGTGTCTAGATCAGGAACTCTAACCTATGAAGCAATTTCTCAAATTGGAGAAGTCGGTCTTGGGCAATCAATTTGTATAGGAATAGGTGGTGACCCAATACATGGAACAAGTTTTGTAGATGTTCTAGAATTTTTTGAAAGAGATAGCAATACTGATTCTATAGTCTTAATTGGAGAAATTGGTGGAACAAAAGAACAGGAAGCAGCAGAATATATTAAGAATAAAATCTCAAAACCTGTAGTATTTTCAATAGCAGGGACTACAGCACCTAAAGGCAAAAGAATGGGGCATGCTGGAGCGGTAATTAGTGGGAAAATGGGACTAGCAGCGGAAAAAATAAAAGCACTTAAAGATGCTGGAGCTCATCATGCTAGTGATCCTTCAAGAATAGGTGAAACTCTCAAAACTATAATTTAG
- a CDS encoding alpha/beta hydrolase: MKNYFLVENKKIFFQKFGDGPPIILLHGISNSSKTWNNISKKLSKIRTVYLIDFRGHGNSDHFDNYEWINFSNDIVAFIEKNIDSKVEIIGHSLGACVATKVSQILKTNIKALILEDPPFFTHKRQGEKGISQRFQHNLHLSKNFNSKNKILEKLKNNSKLSNVKNLELISENLANLDYKVLEATINGEALKSFHPEEILLEISGIRTLLLAGDEIKTGGVITSTEIKKIKSIMNNLEVIHLKEIGHNIHDEIPEEFENIVFNFLDNG; the protein is encoded by the coding sequence ATGAAAAATTATTTCCTAGTTGAAAATAAAAAGATATTCTTCCAAAAGTTTGGAGATGGTCCTCCAATAATTTTACTTCATGGAATTTCCAATTCATCTAAAACATGGAATAACATATCAAAAAAATTATCAAAAATTCGCACAGTTTATCTTATAGATTTTAGAGGTCATGGAAATTCTGATCATTTCGATAATTACGAATGGATAAATTTTAGTAATGATATAGTAGCTTTTATAGAAAAAAATATAGATTCTAAAGTAGAAATAATTGGACATTCATTAGGGGCATGTGTTGCAACAAAAGTCAGCCAAATACTCAAAACCAATATTAAAGCATTAATACTTGAAGACCCTCCATTCTTTACTCACAAAAGACAGGGAGAAAAAGGAATAAGTCAAAGATTTCAGCATAATTTACATTTATCAAAGAATTTTAATTCTAAAAATAAAATTTTAGAAAAATTAAAAAATAATTCTAAATTATCTAACGTTAAGAACTTAGAATTAATTTCTGAAAACCTAGCTAATCTTGATTACAAAGTTTTAGAAGCAACTATCAATGGAGAAGCATTGAAATCTTTTCATCCTGAAGAAATTCTTCTAGAAATTTCAGGAATCAGAACATTATTATTAGCTGGAGACGAAATAAAAACTGGTGGAGTAATAACAAGTACAGAGATAAAAAAAATTAAAAGCATTATGAATAATCTAGAAGTTATTCATCTTAAAGAAATAGGTCACAATATTCATGATGAAATCCCTGAAGAATTTGAAAATATAGTTTTCAATTTCCTAGATAACGGGTAA
- a CDS encoding alpha/beta hydrolase has product MYKEFFCHTNDVAINIASREKRENYINIFFVHGFLERWQSWKKIMDNMPKNYNVFSVDLRGFGRSGKTLISHKRSTWADDISNIISKLNLKNIYLVGHSLGGPIVASVSSKNYNQIKGVILEDPFLGTQPVDKTGRASRGKIVAETIDNSKSLNEAIIKLKKLRPDWRDDIPVEIATARMFTDNFLLEVPRKFKDDFSIEEIYKNVKNDTILNHSNPDFGGINSEENINYLKNLNSSIKINKWEKSGHNIHRDFPAEFSKSILEFIEN; this is encoded by the coding sequence ATGTATAAAGAATTTTTTTGTCATACTAATGATGTAGCAATCAATATTGCATCAAGAGAGAAAAGAGAGAACTATATAAATATATTTTTTGTCCACGGTTTTTTAGAAAGATGGCAATCTTGGAAAAAAATAATGGATAATATGCCAAAAAATTATAACGTTTTTTCAGTAGACCTTAGAGGATTTGGTAGATCTGGTAAAACACTAATATCTCATAAAAGATCTACTTGGGCAGATGATATTTCAAACATAATTTCTAAACTCAATTTAAAAAATATCTATTTAGTAGGACACTCATTAGGAGGCCCAATTGTAGCTTCAGTTTCATCAAAAAATTATAATCAAATTAAAGGAGTTATTTTAGAGGATCCATTTTTAGGAACTCAACCTGTAGATAAAACAGGAAGAGCAAGTAGAGGGAAAATAGTTGCAGAAACAATAGATAATTCTAAAAGTTTAAATGAAGCAATCATTAAATTGAAAAAATTAAGACCCGACTGGAGAGATGATATACCCGTAGAGATAGCAACTGCCAGAATGTTTACTGACAATTTTTTATTAGAAGTACCAAGAAAATTCAAAGATGATTTTTCAATTGAAGAAATATATAAAAATGTAAAAAATGACACAATTTTGAATCACTCAAATCCAGATTTTGGAGGAATAAATTCTGAAGAAAATATAAATTATCTTAAAAATTTAAATTCATCTATTAAGATAAATAAATGGGAAAAATCAGGTCATAATATACATAGAGACTTCCCTGCAGAATTTTCTAAATCCATACTTGAATTCATAGAAAACTAA
- a CDS encoding phosphatidylglycerophosphatase A, whose translation MNSKKITTFSKLVSSVFYIGYFPLRGGGSWAALFCLIYFILLRYLLVDFFDFSENLFLIINLIILILYLPLGIITINRSISKDDPDPHHVVFDEWVGMYIPIVILEYNLFAFILAFFIFRFFDIFKPYPINKFEDLPKAYGVLGDDIVAGVFTLIFVVIIESFIELPVI comes from the coding sequence ATGAATTCTAAAAAAATTACTACTTTCTCTAAATTAGTATCATCTGTATTTTATATTGGATATTTCCCCTTAAGAGGAGGAGGAAGCTGGGCTGCTTTATTTTGCCTAATCTATTTTATTTTATTAAGATATTTGCTAGTTGATTTTTTTGATTTTTCTGAAAATTTATTCTTAATAATAAATCTAATAATATTAATTTTATATTTACCACTAGGTATAATTACTATAAATAGATCTATTTCTAAAGATGATCCAGATCCTCATCATGTTGTTTTTGATGAATGGGTTGGAATGTATATTCCTATCGTAATATTAGAATATAATTTATTTGCCTTTATACTTGCTTTTTTTATATTTAGATTCTTTGATATTTTTAAGCCTTATCCAATTAATAAATTTGAAGACCTTCCTAAAGCATATGGAGTATTGGGTGATGATATAGTTGCAGGAGTTTTTACTCTTATTTTTGTTGTAATAATAGAATCTTTTATTGAATTACCCGTTATCTAG
- a CDS encoding TIM barrel protein, giving the protein MPKFEANLQFMYNEYDLIDRYEQASKSGFEGVELQAPYSLEVDQIREKLDLYKLKHVIINLPVQDPDTNLANIALRPDRKDLFLERLELGINYASNLGCIGINTGIGTKPENFDDDEIYNVLVENQRIASEKLSEKNIKTLIEPINTVDQPGFFINTSKQGIDLIEEINHENAYLLYDVYHMQIMEGDLSRKIIALQDKIGHIQIADNPGRNEPGTGEINYKHIFNLLDEINYEGWVGCEYSPLVNTNDSLSWLKNNL; this is encoded by the coding sequence GTGCCTAAATTTGAAGCAAATTTACAGTTCATGTATAACGAATATGATCTTATAGATAGATATGAACAAGCTTCAAAATCTGGGTTTGAAGGAGTCGAATTACAGGCCCCTTATTCTTTGGAAGTTGACCAAATTAGAGAAAAATTAGATTTATATAAATTAAAACATGTAATAATAAATTTACCAGTGCAAGATCCAGATACCAACTTAGCAAATATAGCACTTAGGCCTGATAGAAAAGATCTATTTTTGGAAAGACTAGAATTAGGAATTAATTATGCTTCAAACCTCGGTTGCATTGGGATAAATACAGGGATAGGAACAAAGCCAGAAAATTTTGATGATGATGAAATTTATAATGTTTTAGTTGAAAATCAAAGAATAGCATCTGAAAAGTTATCAGAAAAAAATATAAAAACCTTAATTGAACCAATAAATACAGTAGATCAACCAGGATTTTTTATTAATACATCAAAACAGGGAATAGATCTGATTGAAGAAATTAACCATGAAAATGCATATCTTCTTTATGATGTTTATCACATGCAAATTATGGAAGGTGATTTATCTAGAAAAATTATTGCATTACAGGATAAGATCGGTCATATTCAAATTGCAGATAATCCAGGAAGAAATGAACCTGGAACAGGAGAAATAAACTATAAGCATATTTTTAATTTATTAGATGAAATAAATTATGAAGGATGGGTTGGTTGTGAATATTCACCTTTAGTTAATACTAATGATTCATTATCATGGCTAAAAAATAATTTATAA
- the sucC gene encoding ADP-forming succinate--CoA ligase subunit beta: MSVIKIVRISLMNLHEYQSRNLLNHYNVLFPLGKVGSSPEEIYDISEEFFGKVVVKAQIHSGGRGKAGGVKLCNTSEEAKVFAKQILGRKIVTNQTDSDGVIVEKLLVTEITDIQKEFYLSIIIDPDFESPVLILSSEGGMDIETVAEETPEKIIKLQFDPILGTKPYELRKTIRSLNLPKESQSDFINLILNLYKAFLETDSTLIEINPLVLDNKNKLIPLDCKINIDDDSFFRQKEIFKLRDKNQENPIETRAKDFDLAYVKLDQGNVGCLVNGAGLAMATMDVTTKSGCFPANFLDVGGSTDKEKIKEAFRILVSDKNVKFLLVNLFAGIARADLIAEGIVEAAKEASFNLPIIVSMRGTNSEKGFSILKNSNLDIHIAKNLGNAAELLTNLSKDSINK; the protein is encoded by the coding sequence TTGTCAGTAATTAAAATTGTAAGAATTTCATTAATGAATTTACACGAATATCAATCTAGAAACTTGTTAAATCACTATAATGTTTTATTCCCCTTAGGAAAAGTTGGATCATCTCCAGAAGAAATATATGATATTTCTGAGGAATTCTTTGGAAAAGTGGTTGTAAAGGCACAAATCCATTCTGGTGGAAGAGGTAAAGCCGGTGGCGTAAAGTTATGTAATACAAGTGAGGAAGCAAAAGTTTTTGCTAAGCAAATTTTAGGTAGAAAGATTGTAACGAATCAAACTGATTCAGATGGAGTCATTGTAGAAAAATTACTAGTTACTGAAATAACAGATATTCAAAAAGAATTTTATTTATCGATAATAATTGATCCTGATTTTGAAAGTCCAGTTCTTATACTCTCATCAGAAGGTGGAATGGATATAGAAACTGTAGCTGAAGAGACCCCAGAAAAAATAATAAAGTTACAGTTTGACCCAATATTGGGAACTAAACCATACGAATTAAGAAAAACTATAAGATCACTAAATCTTCCTAAAGAGTCACAGAGTGACTTCATAAACTTAATTTTAAATTTATATAAAGCATTCCTAGAAACAGATAGTACACTCATAGAAATCAATCCTCTTGTTTTAGACAATAAAAATAAACTTATCCCATTAGATTGTAAGATAAATATTGATGATGATAGCTTTTTTAGACAAAAAGAAATTTTTAAGCTACGAGATAAGAACCAAGAAAATCCAATTGAAACTAGAGCAAAGGATTTTGATCTAGCATATGTCAAATTAGATCAAGGAAATGTAGGATGCTTGGTGAATGGAGCTGGGTTAGCAATGGCGACTATGGATGTAACTACTAAGTCTGGATGCTTCCCTGCAAATTTTCTTGATGTTGGTGGATCTACAGATAAGGAAAAAATCAAAGAAGCTTTTAGAATCCTGGTTTCAGACAAAAATGTTAAGTTTTTACTGGTAAATTTATTTGCAGGAATTGCCAGAGCTGACCTAATAGCAGAAGGAATCGTTGAAGCAGCTAAAGAAGCTTCGTTTAATCTCCCTATAATTGTATCAATGAGAGGTACTAATTCTGAAAAAGGTTTTTCTATTCTTAAGAATTCTAATTTAGATATACATATTGCAAAAAATTTAGGTAATGCTGCCGAACTTCTTACTAATTTAAGCAAGGATAGTATTAACAAATGA
- a CDS encoding pyridoxal-phosphate dependent enzyme, protein MSTKLSIEKFNTGTLSNIGKTSLIDLSSLSENISVKIYAKLEGENPTGSIKDRVARCLIFDAEKNNKLSPGQTIIEPTSGNTGIALAMISKIRGYKMIAVMPDSVSTERVALLKSFGAKIIFSEGKDGTNGSIKLAQKIASENPDFFMPFQYGNQASIKAHYYTTGPEILDQMPNITHFVAGLGTGGTLMGVGKRAKEFNESIKIIATAPHPDDVVQGLRSIEHGYIPPILDLDKIDGRIMVEAEESFYWTKKVMETHGLFVGVSSGATLATCIKMSRRLKNSVIVTIFADGGWKYLSSGIYEKEFSEISKDIDGKVWW, encoded by the coding sequence ATGAGTACAAAATTAAGTATTGAAAAATTTAATACAGGTACATTAAGTAATATAGGTAAAACTAGCTTGATAGATCTTTCTTCACTAAGTGAAAATATTTCTGTGAAAATTTATGCTAAATTAGAAGGAGAAAATCCGACAGGGTCTATTAAAGATAGGGTAGCTAGATGTCTAATTTTTGATGCTGAAAAAAATAATAAATTAAGTCCTGGGCAGACTATAATTGAACCAACATCAGGAAATACAGGCATTGCTCTTGCTATGATATCCAAAATTAGAGGCTATAAAATGATAGCTGTAATGCCAGATTCAGTAAGTACAGAAAGAGTAGCTTTACTAAAATCTTTTGGGGCAAAAATTATTTTTTCTGAGGGAAAAGATGGTACAAATGGTTCTATAAAATTAGCTCAAAAAATTGCATCTGAAAATCCTGATTTCTTTATGCCATTTCAATATGGTAATCAAGCGAGTATAAAAGCACATTATTACACAACGGGTCCAGAGATACTTGATCAAATGCCAAATATTACTCATTTTGTAGCAGGCCTTGGGACTGGAGGTACGTTAATGGGAGTCGGTAAAAGGGCCAAGGAATTTAATGAATCTATAAAAATCATAGCAACTGCTCCTCATCCAGATGATGTTGTTCAAGGACTACGTTCAATTGAACACGGCTATATACCTCCAATACTTGATCTTGATAAAATTGATGGCAGAATTATGGTAGAAGCTGAAGAATCTTTTTATTGGACAAAAAAAGTTATGGAAACTCATGGTTTATTTGTCGGAGTTTCGTCTGGAGCAACCTTAGCTACATGTATAAAAATGTCTAGAAGATTAAAAAATTCAGTAATAGTAACTATTTTTGCTGATGGAGGATGGAAATATCTTTCTAGTGGGATTTATGAGAAGGAATTTTCAGAAATATCAAAAGATATTGACGGAAAAGTTTGGTGGTAG
- a CDS encoding ATP-binding cassette domain-containing protein produces MLEFKNISYSISKRKLFENTSLQIPENYHIGLVGSNGIGKSTLFNLITKNLSLEEGKINLKSNRTIGILEQEIQKVELSLLDFVLSSRITEQNLLKELETSVNPNRISFILNKLDEINAYDSDWRASAILSGLGFNKTDQSKPLSDFSGGWRMRVGLAAALFNEPDLLLLDEPTNHLDFESNSWLENFLVNYKNSFILISHDRETLNKTVSHIIHIDQLKLNLYTGNYDQFEKQYAQKKISQQLLFEKQEAYKKNVLKFVNRFGSKASKAKQAQSRLKSLEKMDFVDAVITDRSIKFSFPKPKNLGTSMIVLNEVDVGYETKTPVLQGINLSISNDSRIALLGANGNGKSTLIKLISGIIKPMKGTISKNRNIKIGYFAQHLSEELELELTPFEVLSEKLKNEDDLKIRGVLGKFGFDKTKSETKIHKLSGGEKTRLILCLISYDCPNILLLDEPTNHLDIDSRTSLINALNDFEGCVILVSHDSKLVENVADQLVMVKNGKVSNFLGDLDEYRSSLSNDKKNKENSKNKNNNDRKKIRNLENKIKRLTEEKKDLEKKLSANENISDYEKLNFLSEEYENINNQIESLEDSWLLETE; encoded by the coding sequence ATGCTTGAATTCAAAAATATTTCATACTCTATCTCCAAGAGAAAATTATTTGAAAACACCTCGTTACAAATTCCTGAGAATTATCATATAGGACTAGTTGGATCAAATGGTATCGGTAAATCTACTTTATTTAACTTAATAACTAAAAATTTATCCTTAGAGGAAGGAAAAATAAACTTAAAGTCTAACAGGACAATTGGTATATTAGAGCAAGAAATACAAAAAGTTGAATTGAGTTTATTAGATTTTGTCCTATCAAGTAGAATTACTGAACAAAATTTACTCAAAGAATTAGAGACTTCTGTAAATCCTAATAGAATATCTTTTATTCTTAATAAGTTGGATGAAATTAATGCATACGACTCTGATTGGAGAGCTTCAGCTATACTTTCTGGTCTTGGTTTTAATAAAACAGATCAATCAAAGCCTCTAAGTGACTTTTCAGGTGGATGGAGAATGAGAGTAGGGCTTGCCGCAGCTTTGTTCAATGAACCTGATCTATTATTACTTGACGAACCTACAAATCACTTAGATTTTGAATCTAACTCTTGGTTGGAGAATTTTTTAGTAAATTATAAAAATTCCTTTATATTAATTAGTCATGATAGAGAAACCTTAAATAAAACAGTGTCTCATATTATTCATATTGACCAGTTAAAACTAAACTTATATACAGGTAATTATGATCAGTTTGAAAAACAATATGCTCAAAAAAAAATAAGTCAACAATTATTATTTGAAAAACAGGAAGCATATAAGAAAAATGTTCTAAAATTTGTAAATCGATTTGGTTCTAAAGCTAGTAAAGCAAAGCAGGCACAAAGTAGATTGAAATCATTAGAAAAAATGGATTTTGTTGATGCAGTTATTACTGATAGATCTATTAAGTTTTCTTTTCCTAAACCAAAAAATCTTGGTACCTCAATGATTGTTTTGAACGAGGTTGATGTTGGATATGAAACAAAAACCCCTGTACTTCAAGGAATAAACCTTAGCATATCAAATGATAGCAGAATAGCTTTATTAGGTGCTAATGGGAATGGGAAGTCTACTTTAATTAAATTGATTTCAGGAATAATTAAGCCAATGAAAGGAACTATCTCAAAGAACAGAAATATAAAGATTGGATATTTTGCTCAGCATTTGTCTGAAGAGCTAGAATTAGAATTAACTCCATTTGAAGTATTATCTGAAAAATTAAAAAATGAAGATGACTTGAAAATAAGAGGTGTGTTAGGTAAATTTGGATTTGATAAAACAAAATCTGAAACTAAAATACATAAATTATCTGGAGGAGAAAAAACAAGACTCATTCTTTGTTTGATTAGTTATGATTGTCCGAATATTTTATTACTTGATGAACCCACAAATCATCTTGACATTGACTCCAGAACTTCTCTTATTAATGCACTAAATGACTTTGAAGGATGCGTTATTCTTGTAAGCCATGATTCTAAACTTGTAGAGAATGTAGCTGACCAATTAGTAATGGTCAAAAATGGCAAAGTAAGCAATTTTTTAGGAGATCTTGATGAGTATAGATCTTCACTAAGTAATGATAAAAAAAATAAAGAAAATTCCAAAAATAAAAATAATAACGATAGAAAAAAAATCAGAAATTTGGAAAATAAAATAAAAAGACTTACTGAAGAAAAAAAAGATTTAGAAAAAAAATTGTCTGCAAATGAAAATATTTCAGATTATGAAAAACTTAATTTTCTCTCTGAAGAATATGAAAATATAAACAATCAAATTGAGTCGCTTGAAGATTCATGGCTTTTAGAGACAGAATAA